The bacterium region GGATTCGGAAATTGTAATCATCAATACTTGCGGGTTCATTGAACCGGCGAAAAAAGAATCCATCGAAACAATTCTTCGCGCCGCTCAACTCAAAGAAAGTGATCCTGACAAAAAACTGATCGTTGCCGGTTGTCTTGTTCAACGATATGGAAAAGAGTTGAAGGCCCAGCTCCCCGAAGTGGATCACTTTGTGTCGTTGAATGATGTCGAGCGGATTGTTGAGGCCTGCGGCCAGCAATTCGAAGAGAGACTGGAAGCGGAACCGGCCGAATACATTTACGACGGCAAAGTGCGTCGCATTCTAACAACTCCTTCTTCGTATGCATATCTGAAAATAGCAGAGGGCTGCGATCATGTGTGCGCATTTTGCGCGATTCCTTCCATGCGGGGAGCTTACAGAAGCAGGACGATCAGCTCGATCTGTTCCGAAGCATCGGAGCTCGCGCGTCAGGGAGTGAAAGAGCTGGTTTTGATTTCCCAGGACAGCACCATCTACGGCGCTGATCTTGGATTGCAGGATGGCCTGGCTCTGCTGACGCAAGAATTATGCAAAACGGAAGGCATCGAATGGATTCGCGTCATGTACTCCTACCCGAACAGTTTGCGCCAATCCTTTTTAGACGTGATGGCGGATCAACAAAAAGTCTGTCGTTACATCGACATGCCTTTGCAACACGCGAGTGGTCCTGTTCTGGCCCGAATGAAACGGGGTGGAAATGGCGATCTGTATAGAAAGATGATCGACAATATTAGAAGGACGGTCCCGGATATCGCCATTCGCACCACTTTTATTGCGGGTTTTCCGGGCGAAACGGAGGAAGACTTCAGCACTTTGTTGCATTTTGTTCAGGATGTTGAATTCGATCGGGTCGGTGTTTTCCTTTACAGCGACGAAGAAGGAACGAGCGGTTACAATGTGCAACCCAAAGTGCCTTACGCGGCGAAAGTCCGCAGGAGAAAGGAGTTGATGACGCTCCAGGCCGGGGTTTCACGTAAAAAGAATCGCAAATGGATCGGACGGCAGATGAGCGTGATCGTTGATGGCGCAGATTCCCGCAGCTTGCTCGCGCGAATGTACAGCCAGGCACCCGACGTTGATGGAGTGGTACGAGTTCATGGTGATCCGGCTCTGCCGGGAGAGTTCCTGAACGTTTCTATCACTGGGGCCGGTGAATATGACCTCAGCGCCCGCCTTTTATGATCACCGTCGTTGAATACGATAAGAAACCAAAACGTCTGACCGTTCACGAAAACATCAACTGGAAAGAGTTCCAATCTGATCCCGAAAATCTTTACTGGTGGGACTTGAATGAACCGACAGAGGAAGAATCGGAATGCCTCGCCGGTTATTTCAATTTTCATCCGCTGGCTGTTGATGACTGCCTCGCCGATATTCAGTATCCGAAAGTGGATTTCTACGAAACCTATCTCTATCTGCTCATTCACGGAGTGGATGTGGACCGCACCAGAGCCGAGGGATTTGCGCCCAAAGAGCTCGACATATTTCTAGGTCCAAATTATCTGGTTACCTTTCACAAAAAAGAGACGCGTTCGGTGAGCGAAGTGTTGAGACGCTGCAAAGAAAATACACCGATTTTTGATTATGGAATCGATTTTGTTCTCTACACAATTCTGGACATTCTCGTGACAAATTACCTTCCTGTCCTGGAAGAGATCGAAGATGAACTCGATAAGACCGAACAGGAACTTTTCGAAGATCCGAAGTCAACGGTTTTGCGCAGGATACTCAATCTAAAACGAACATTGTTAAAGTTGAAAAAAACGATCTTTCCGCAGAGAGAAGTGATGAATCATCTGGCGCGAAATGAATATCAATTCATCACGCGGAAAACTCAATTCTATTTTCGTGATGTGTACGATATGCTCTATCGAATGGCTGAAATGACGGAATCTTTTCGTGATGTAACAACCGCCATGGTTGAAACTTATCTTTCTACCGTATCCAACCGGCTCAATGAGGTGATGAAAGCGCTCACGTTAATCACTACTATATTTATGCCGTTAACTGTGATCACGGGAATCTATGGAATGAATTTTGCTGATATGCCGGAATTGCGATGGAAATATGGCTATTTTGTTGTGCTGTGCGTCATGGTTATCGTCGGTGGTGGATTGTTCAGCTACTTCCGCCACCGTAAATGGATCTAAACCTTTGAACTTTTGAACTCTTAAACTTTAAGAAAAATGTTTCCATTACGGGATACGATTCGTCCGAAGACTTATCCGGTCGTGAACACGATTTTCATCGTGATCAACATCTTGATATTTTTCTACGAATTTTCGCTCGGACGAAAAATGGAAGCCTTCGTTTATCAATTCGGATTGACTCCCATCCGGTTTTTCTGGGGACTGCAAAACAATCTCGCCGATGCGGTGATCCCGGTTTTTACTTCCATGTTTTTGCATGGAGGGTGGCTTCACTTAATCGGAAAC contains the following coding sequences:
- the corA gene encoding magnesium/cobalt transporter CorA; this translates as MITVVEYDKKPKRLTVHENINWKEFQSDPENLYWWDLNEPTEEESECLAGYFNFHPLAVDDCLADIQYPKVDFYETYLYLLIHGVDVDRTRAEGFAPKELDIFLGPNYLVTFHKKETRSVSEVLRRCKENTPIFDYGIDFVLYTILDILVTNYLPVLEEIEDELDKTEQELFEDPKSTVLRRILNLKRTLLKLKKTIFPQREVMNHLARNEYQFITRKTQFYFRDVYDMLYRMAEMTESFRDVTTAMVETYLSTVSNRLNEVMKALTLITTIFMPLTVITGIYGMNFADMPELRWKYGYFVVLCVMVIVGGGLFSYFRHRKWI
- the rimO gene encoding 30S ribosomal protein S12 methylthiotransferase RimO, giving the protein MKRVGVISLGCPKNLVDTEAMLGQLVDKGYSISANPADSEIVIINTCGFIEPAKKESIETILRAAQLKESDPDKKLIVAGCLVQRYGKELKAQLPEVDHFVSLNDVERIVEACGQQFEERLEAEPAEYIYDGKVRRILTTPSSYAYLKIAEGCDHVCAFCAIPSMRGAYRSRTISSICSEASELARQGVKELVLISQDSTIYGADLGLQDGLALLTQELCKTEGIEWIRVMYSYPNSLRQSFLDVMADQQKVCRYIDMPLQHASGPVLARMKRGGNGDLYRKMIDNIRRTVPDIAIRTTFIAGFPGETEEDFSTLLHFVQDVEFDRVGVFLYSDEEGTSGYNVQPKVPYAAKVRRRKELMTLQAGVSRKKNRKWIGRQMSVIVDGADSRSLLARMYSQAPDVDGVVRVHGDPALPGEFLNVSITGAGEYDLSARLL